The window CGCTCGCCGCCGTCAATCGCTGGACACTGACCATGCCGGCTGAGGCCGGCGACACCGAAGTGCAGCGGCGGCTGGTGCGTTCCATCCGTATTGAAGTCCTGATCGTGCTCGCCATCTTCGGCGTCACCGCCGGCTGGCGCTTCACGCCGCCGCCGCGGGCGCTGGCGATCGCCGCAGCGCAGCCGGTGTCGATCCACATCCACACGCTGAAGGCGATGGCCGATCTCAGCATCATCCCCGGCCATGCCGGCCAGGTCGCCGCCTCGATGGTCATCATGAGCGGCGATTTCGGCCCGCTCGACGCCAAGCAGGTGACGCTGGTGCTGTCGAAGCCGGATTCCGGCATCGAGCCGATCAAACGGCCTGCGACCAAGCCCGGCGACGGCACCTGGCGCGTCGACAACCTCGTCATCCCGCTTCCCGGCCGCTGGACGGCGCGGCTCGACATCCTGGTGACGGATTTCGAGATGGTGAAGATCGAGGCTCCGATCGAGATCAGATCGGACTGACCTGAGATCTCAGGACGCCATGGGTTGCGTCACAATTCTGCAAGGCGGTTGACGCCGCCGTGAAGGGCCGTCAATCATCACGGGAAGAATGGGCATCGCTACAAAAGCGGCTCTAACAAAGTCCGAAAGCAGGGAAGAAACGATGGAAAAAGCCGAAATCGGCCTGATCGGCCTTGGGACGATGGGCTCCAACCTGGCGCTCAACATCGCCGAGCATGGGCACCGCATCGCCGTCTTCAACCGCACGGCCGCACGCACCGACGCCTTCGTCGAGAGCGCCGGCGCGCTGAAGGACATGGTCGTGCCCTGCCGCAGCCTGGAGGAACTCGCCGCCGCCATCCGGCCGCCGCGACCGATCATCATCATGGTGCTGGCCGGCAAGCCCGTCGACGAGCAGATCGAAGCGTTGCGAGGCGTGCTGTCGGCCAACGACATCGTCATCGATGCCGGCAACGCCAATTTCCGCGACACGATGCGGCGCTTTTCCGAGCTTTCAGACTCCGGCCTGACCTTCATCGGCATGGGCGTCTCGGGCGGCGAGGAAGGCGCGCGCCACGGGCCTTCGATCATGGTCGGCGGCACCGAAGACTCCTGGAAGCGGGTCGAAGACGTGCTGACGGCGATTTCCGCCAAGTTCAAGGACGAGCCTTGCGCCGCCTGGCTCGGCACCGACGGCGCCGGCCATTTCGTCAAAACCATCCACAACGGTATCGAATATGCCGACATGCAGATGATCGCCGAAATCTACGGCATCCTGCGCGATGGGCTCGGCATGGCGCCGAAGGAGATCGGCGCGGTCTTCGAAGGCTGGAACAAGGGCCGGCTCAATTCGTATCTGATCGAGATCACCGCCAAGGTGCTGGCCGCCGACGATCCGAAGACCGGCAAGCCGGTGGTAGACATCATCCTCGACCGCGCCGGCCAGAAAGGCACCGGCAAATGGTCGGTGATCGAGGCGCAGCAACTTGGCATCCCGGCGACGGCGATCGAGGCGGCGGTCGCGGCGCGCGTGCTGTCGTCGATCAAGGACGAGCGGCAGGCGGCCGAAAAGGCCTATGGCAATATCGGCGTGACGAAGATTGCCGGCGACAAGCCGGCACTGCTGAAGGACCTGGAACTGGCGCTGTTCGCCGGCAAGATCGCCGCTTATGCGCAAGGGTTTGCGGTGATGAGCGGCGCCTCGAAGGAGTTCAGCTGGAACCTGCCGATGCCGACGATCGCCAAGATCTGGCGCG is drawn from Mesorhizobium sp. B1-1-8 and contains these coding sequences:
- the gndA gene encoding NADP-dependent phosphogluconate dehydrogenase, whose translation is MEKAEIGLIGLGTMGSNLALNIAEHGHRIAVFNRTAARTDAFVESAGALKDMVVPCRSLEELAAAIRPPRPIIIMVLAGKPVDEQIEALRGVLSANDIVIDAGNANFRDTMRRFSELSDSGLTFIGMGVSGGEEGARHGPSIMVGGTEDSWKRVEDVLTAISAKFKDEPCAAWLGTDGAGHFVKTIHNGIEYADMQMIAEIYGILRDGLGMAPKEIGAVFEGWNKGRLNSYLIEITAKVLAADDPKTGKPVVDIILDRAGQKGTGKWSVIEAQQLGIPATAIEAAVAARVLSSIKDERQAAEKAYGNIGVTKIAGDKPALLKDLELALFAGKIAAYAQGFAVMSGASKEFSWNLPMPTIAKIWRAGCIIRSQMLDTMAEALGAGNAAVNLLMAPAFIAMMQEAHPSLRRIVARASEAGSPVPALSSALAYFDSYRQGRGTSNLIQAQRDFFGAHGFERIGEQGAFHGPWGSRAG